One window of Medicago truncatula cultivar Jemalong A17 chromosome 2, MtrunA17r5.0-ANR, whole genome shotgun sequence genomic DNA carries:
- the LOC25486331 gene encoding amino acid permease 8 isoform X2 — translation MDSWYPDPVNGKRNYSYMQAVKVYLGGTMQVICGSIVYGKLAGITVGYTITSSISLAAIESIVCVHRKGHEADCSSSYNPYMISFGTLQIFLSQIPNFHELTWISTVAAITSFGYVFIAIALCFNVIISGNGASTSITGIKIGPELSLETKVWRIMSSMGNIALACTYATVIYDIMDTLKSHPSENKQMKKANVIGVSTMTMIFLLCSCLGYAAFGDHTPGNIFAGFHEPYWLVVIGDICIVIHMIGAYQVMGQPFFRFIEMGANIMWPISNFINKEHPISLCGVTINLNLFRLIWRTIFVILGTTLAMAMPFFNQILALLGAIGFGPLVVFFPIQMHIAQKGIRPMSLRWCALQCLNCVCFLVSLAAVVASIHEISKNLHKFKIFAYKQ, via the exons ATGGATAGCTG GTATCCAGATCCAGTTAATGGCAAGAGAAATTATTCTTATATGCAAGCTGTCAAGGTCTACTTAG GTGGAACGATGCAAGTGATTTGTGGATCGATTGTGTATGGAAAACTTGCTGGGATCACAGTGGGATACACAATAACTTCATCCATAAGCCTGGCAGCAATAGAGAGTATTGTCTGTGTCCATAGAAAAGGACATGAAGCTGATTGCAGTAGTTCTTATAATCCCTACATGATTAGTTTTGGGACATTGCAGATTTTCTTGTCTCAAATTCCAAACTTTCATGAATTGACATGGATTTCAACCGTTGCTGCAATTACCTCGTTTGGTTATGTATTCATTGCAATTGCTCTTTGTTTTAACGTTATTATCTCAG GTAACGGGGCATCAACAAGCATTACTGGAATCAAAATAGGGCCAGAGCTATCTCTTGAAACTAAAGTGTGGAGGATTATGAGTTCAATGGGAAACATAGCACTTGCTTGCACTTATGCTACTGTTATTTACGACATAATG GACACATTAAAGTCACATCCAtcagaaaataaacaaatgaaaaaggCTAACGTGATAGGGGTGTCAACAATGACAATGATATTTCTACTATGTAGTTGTCTTGGCTATGCTGCTTTTGGTGACCATACACCAGGAAACATTTTTGCCGGGTTTCATGAACCCTACTGGTTGGTTGTCATTGGAGATATATGCATTGTAATCCACATGATTGGAGCATATCAAGTGATGGGTCAACCATTCTTTCGTTTCATCGAAATGGGTGCTAATATCATGTGGCccatatcaaatttcataaacaaggAACATCCGATTAGCTTGTGCGGTGTAACAATCAACTTGAACTTGTTTAGGTTAATTTGGAGGACAATATTTGTGATACTAGGAACAACTCTTGCCATGGCAATgccatttttcaatcaaattctTGCTCTACTTGGAGCAATTGGGTTTGGTCCTTTAGTTGTCTTCTTTCCTATACAAATGCATATTGCTCAGAAGGGTATAAGACCAATGTCACTTAGGTGGTGTGCCCTTCAATGTTTGAATTGTGTATGTTTCCTTGTTTCATTGGCAGCTGTAGTTGCTTCAATTCATGAAATTAGCAAAAATCTTCACAAATTCAAGATTTTTGCTTACAAACAATAG
- the LOC25486333 gene encoding probable folate-biopterin transporter 7 produces the protein MVSSKGVANSKIDDDDGGGDKLMRKVLGLGFSVQGFRCFPWLVVSFFLKDGLNVNPSTLQILLSSANLPMVGKPLYGLVSDSVYISGQHRVPYIAFGAFLQALSWLAIAISPSSISVFTISIYLLLSNLGASITEVGNDAIVAEMGKQPPSSTKHSQQPSSSGNLQSFVWIASSVGGVAGNLLGGIFISRLSPQSMFMFFGLLVALQFFITISIRESSLGLPKNPSIGIKKQLSELSAALRKPKIAYSISWFALSYAVVPLLNGTMFFYQTQYLKIDSSVLGISKVFGQATMLLWGVIYNRYLKSISPRKLISAIQATIAFLMISDVLFVRGFYRQMGVPDTLYVVIFSGFLEVLFFFKFLPFTVLLAQLCPQGCEGSIMAFLMSAVALAFIVSGYLGVALASYIKITGSDFSGLSLGLVIQASCTLLPIFWSSCIPEYVKTKDKRKD, from the exons ATGGTGTCTTCCAAAGGAGTTGCTAATAGcaaaattgatgatgatgatggtggtggtgacaAATTGATGAGAAAAGTGTTGGGTTTGGGTTTTTCGGTACAAGGATTCAGGTGTTTTCCATGGTTGGTTGTGAGTTTCTTTCTCAAAGATGGTCTTAATGTTAATCCTTCAACTCTTCAAATTCTTCTAAGTTCTGCAAATCTTCCTATGGTTGGAAAACCTCTTTATGGTCTTGTTTCAGATTCTGTCTATATTTCTGGTCAACATCGTGTTCCCTACATTGCTTTTGGAG CTTTCTTGCAGGCACTGTCATGGCTAGCAATAGCAATCTCTCCGTCAAGCATATCTGTTTTCACTATCTCTATATATCTTCTCCTTAGTAATCTAGGCGCTTCAATAACTGAGGTAGGAAATGATGCCATTGTTGCCGAGATGGGTAAACAGCCTCCGTCTTCAACCAAGCACTCTCAACAACCATCTTCCTCAGGCAATCTTCAATCCTTTGTTTGGATAGCTTCCTCTGTAGGAGGAGTCGCCGGCAACCTTCTTGGCGGCATTTTCATCAGCCGCCTCTCTCCACAAtccatgtttatgttttttggtCTTCTTGTTGCTCTCCAATTCTTCATAACCATTTCGATTCGCGAAAGCTCTCTTGGACTTCCAAAGAATCCATCTATTGGGATAAAGAAACAGCTTTCAGAACTATCGGCTGCACTAAGAAAACCCAAAATCGCATATTCAATCTCATGGTTTGCATTATCTTATGCAGTTGTTCCCTTACTTAACGGAACCATGTTCTTTTACCAGACACAATACTTGAAAATCGACTCGTCAGTATTAGGTATCTCCAAGGTTTTTGGTCAGGCAACAATGCTTCTATGGGGCGTTATATATAATCGATACCTGAAATCTATATCACCTAGGAAACTGATATCAGCGATTCAAGCAACAATTGCATTCTTAATGATTTCAGATGTCTTATTTGTGCGCGGTTTCTATAGACAAATGGGCGTGCCGGATACACTCTATGTTGTGATTTTCTCAGGATTCTTGGAGgttctatttttctttaagtttcttCCTTTCACTGTGTTATTAGCACAGCTATGTCCACAAGGTTGTGAAGGGTCAATAATGGCATTTCTTATGTCTGCTGTTGCATTGGCATTCATTGTGAGTGGATACCTTGGTGTTGCACTTGCATCTTATATTAAGATAACAGGAAGTGATTTTTCAGGATTATCACTTGGACTTGTGATACAAGCTTCATGTACTTTGTTGCCAATATTTTGGTCATCATGCATACCTGAATATGTAAAAACAAAAGACAAGCGTAAAGACTAA
- the LOC25486331 gene encoding amino acid permease 8 isoform X1 has protein sequence MELEYDDDGRIKRTGNVWTATTHIITVVIGAGVLALAYAIAQLGWIAGIASILIFSCISVFTYSLVADCYRYPDPVNGKRNYSYMQAVKVYLGGTMQVICGSIVYGKLAGITVGYTITSSISLAAIESIVCVHRKGHEADCSSSYNPYMISFGTLQIFLSQIPNFHELTWISTVAAITSFGYVFIAIALCFNVIISGNGASTSITGIKIGPELSLETKVWRIMSSMGNIALACTYATVIYDIMDTLKSHPSENKQMKKANVIGVSTMTMIFLLCSCLGYAAFGDHTPGNIFAGFHEPYWLVVIGDICIVIHMIGAYQVMGQPFFRFIEMGANIMWPISNFINKEHPISLCGVTINLNLFRLIWRTIFVILGTTLAMAMPFFNQILALLGAIGFGPLVVFFPIQMHIAQKGIRPMSLRWCALQCLNCVCFLVSLAAVVASIHEISKNLHKFKIFAYKQ, from the exons atGGAACTTGAATACGATGATGATGGCAGAATCAAAAGAACAGGAAATGTGTGGACAGCTACAACACACATAATAACGGTGGTAATTGGTGCAGGAGTGTTGGCCCTAGCATATGCCATTGCACAATTAGGATGGATAGCTGGTATTGCAAGTATATTGATCTTTTCATGTATTTCTGTTTTCACTTACAGTCTTGTGGCTGATTGCTATAGGTATCCAGATCCAGTTAATGGCAAGAGAAATTATTCTTATATGCAAGCTGTCAAGGTCTACTTAG GTGGAACGATGCAAGTGATTTGTGGATCGATTGTGTATGGAAAACTTGCTGGGATCACAGTGGGATACACAATAACTTCATCCATAAGCCTGGCAGCAATAGAGAGTATTGTCTGTGTCCATAGAAAAGGACATGAAGCTGATTGCAGTAGTTCTTATAATCCCTACATGATTAGTTTTGGGACATTGCAGATTTTCTTGTCTCAAATTCCAAACTTTCATGAATTGACATGGATTTCAACCGTTGCTGCAATTACCTCGTTTGGTTATGTATTCATTGCAATTGCTCTTTGTTTTAACGTTATTATCTCAG GTAACGGGGCATCAACAAGCATTACTGGAATCAAAATAGGGCCAGAGCTATCTCTTGAAACTAAAGTGTGGAGGATTATGAGTTCAATGGGAAACATAGCACTTGCTTGCACTTATGCTACTGTTATTTACGACATAATG GACACATTAAAGTCACATCCAtcagaaaataaacaaatgaaaaaggCTAACGTGATAGGGGTGTCAACAATGACAATGATATTTCTACTATGTAGTTGTCTTGGCTATGCTGCTTTTGGTGACCATACACCAGGAAACATTTTTGCCGGGTTTCATGAACCCTACTGGTTGGTTGTCATTGGAGATATATGCATTGTAATCCACATGATTGGAGCATATCAAGTGATGGGTCAACCATTCTTTCGTTTCATCGAAATGGGTGCTAATATCATGTGGCccatatcaaatttcataaacaaggAACATCCGATTAGCTTGTGCGGTGTAACAATCAACTTGAACTTGTTTAGGTTAATTTGGAGGACAATATTTGTGATACTAGGAACAACTCTTGCCATGGCAATgccatttttcaatcaaattctTGCTCTACTTGGAGCAATTGGGTTTGGTCCTTTAGTTGTCTTCTTTCCTATACAAATGCATATTGCTCAGAAGGGTATAAGACCAATGTCACTTAGGTGGTGTGCCCTTCAATGTTTGAATTGTGTATGTTTCCTTGTTTCATTGGCAGCTGTAGTTGCTTCAATTCATGAAATTAGCAAAAATCTTCACAAATTCAAGATTTTTGCTTACAAACAATAG
- the LOC25486332 gene encoding 50S ribosomal protein L7/L12 produces MRIATLSRYIRRLPRPGTFVPLQSRAFQTDISKDSKAKPIKYKIPQSYDPYGPRPPPSDKIVQLAERIAALSEEERGHIIPALSERLKLPKLQPISTEGMDLGSDSGAAGPKVEEKKAEKTAFDVKLEKFDTASKIKVIKEVRAFTNLGLKEAKDLVEKVPTVLKQGVTKDEANSIIEKIKAVGGVAVME; encoded by the coding sequence ATGAGGATTGCCACCCTTTCAAGATACATTCGCCGTCTCCCTCGGCCTGGGACATTTGTGCCTTTGCAATCTCGAGCTTTCCAGACCGATATTTCTAAAGATTCTAAGGCCAAGCCAATTAAGTACAAAATTCCTCAATCTTATGACCCTTACGGCCCTAGACCTCCACCGTCAGACAAAATCGTTCAGCTCGCAGAACGAATTGCAGCACTATCAGAAGAGGAACGCGGTCATATCATACCTGCTTTGTCAGAAAGATTAAAGCTTCCAAAGTTGCAGCCAATTTCAACAGAAGGCATGGACTTGGGTTCAGACAGCGGTGCTGCTGGACCAAAGGTTGAGGAGAAAAAGGCAGAGAAAACAGCTTTTGACGTGAAGTTAGAGAAGTTTGATACTGCTTCAAAGATCAAGGTGATTAAGGAGGTAAGAGCATTTACTAACCTGGGATTGAAAGAGGCTAAAGATCTTGTTGAAAAGGTACCAACTGTGCTTAAACAAGGAGTCACAAAAGACGAGGCAAATagtattattgaaaaaataaaagctgTTGGAGGAGTTGCAGTTATGGAATag